The following proteins are encoded in a genomic region of Pikeienuella piscinae:
- a CDS encoding NAD(P)-dependent oxidoreductase has product MPNSPMTPGLAAGRLPAETIDANFADLHPPLDAHEALVAADRCYFCHDAPCVAACPTTIDIPLFIRQIATGSPEGAARTIFAQNILGGMCARVCPTETLCEEACVREAAEGKPVEIGRLQRFATDMLMAGEQPFEREAATGRRIAVVGAGPAGLACAHRLAMKGHEVTIYDARPKPGGLNEYGIAAYKTVEEFAEREVEWLLGIGGITLKTGRRLGADMTLDELRDHHDAVFLGLGLAGVNALGLEGAEDGSAEDAVEFIAALRQAEDRRALRVGRNVVVIGGGMTAIDAAVQARKLGALNVTLAYRRGRERMNASAFEQDLAATSGVRILTNVAPIRISAGEVELAYTTEGPDGLRETGETVILKADQVLAAIGQRLDGAPETLALEGGKISVEGPGRTTLARVWAGGDCAVGGDDLTVTAVAEGRDAAEDIHAALTGGR; this is encoded by the coding sequence ATGCCAAACTCGCCCATGACGCCAGGGCTCGCCGCTGGACGGTTGCCGGCGGAGACGATCGACGCGAATTTCGCCGACCTGCACCCGCCGCTCGACGCGCACGAGGCGCTGGTCGCCGCCGACCGGTGCTATTTCTGCCACGACGCGCCCTGCGTCGCGGCCTGCCCGACCACGATCGACATCCCGCTCTTCATCCGACAGATCGCCACCGGCTCGCCGGAGGGCGCGGCGCGGACGATCTTCGCGCAGAACATTCTCGGCGGCATGTGCGCCCGCGTCTGCCCGACCGAGACGCTGTGCGAGGAGGCCTGCGTGCGCGAGGCGGCGGAGGGCAAGCCGGTGGAGATCGGCCGGCTCCAGCGCTTCGCCACCGACATGCTGATGGCCGGCGAACAGCCCTTCGAGCGCGAAGCGGCGACCGGCCGGCGGATCGCGGTGGTCGGGGCCGGTCCGGCCGGGTTGGCCTGCGCGCACCGGCTGGCGATGAAGGGCCACGAGGTGACGATCTACGACGCCCGCCCCAAGCCCGGCGGGCTCAACGAATACGGCATCGCCGCCTACAAGACGGTCGAGGAGTTCGCGGAGCGCGAGGTGGAATGGCTGCTCGGAATCGGCGGGATCACGCTGAAGACCGGCCGCCGGCTCGGGGCCGACATGACGCTCGACGAGCTACGCGATCATCACGACGCGGTGTTCCTCGGCCTCGGGCTCGCGGGGGTCAACGCGCTCGGGCTCGAGGGCGCCGAGGATGGGAGCGCGGAAGATGCGGTGGAGTTCATCGCCGCACTGCGCCAGGCGGAGGACCGCCGCGCGCTTCGCGTCGGGCGCAATGTCGTTGTCATCGGCGGCGGCATGACCGCGATCGACGCGGCGGTGCAGGCCAGAAAGCTCGGCGCGCTGAACGTGACGCTCGCCTATCGACGCGGCCGCGAACGGATGAACGCCAGCGCGTTCGAACAGGATCTCGCGGCGACTTCCGGCGTGCGCATCCTCACCAACGTCGCGCCGATACGGATCAGCGCGGGCGAGGTTGAACTCGCCTACACCACGGAGGGCCCGGACGGGCTGCGCGAGACCGGCGAGACCGTGATCCTCAAAGCGGATCAGGTGCTCGCCGCGATCGGCCAGCGGCTCGACGGCGCGCCTGAGACTTTGGCGCTAGAAGGTGGTAAGATAAGCGTCGAGGGTCCCGGCCGCACCACGCTCGCCAGGGTCTGGGCGGGCGGCGATTGCGCCGTCGGGGGCGACGATCTGACCGTGACGGCCGTGGCCGAGGGGCGGGACGCGGCCGAGGACATTCACGCCGCGCTGACCGGAGGACGCTGA
- a CDS encoding RES family NAD+ phosphorylase, with the protein MKLVDNAEEQERLEALLDETKPPVPAPCRHLHWLMFTPFRYPARTESRFRRAGPLHPVFYAAESVDTAIAEIAFWRLLFFIESPAAPWPANPVELTAFSTVYETAKRIDLTAPPFDAAAALWTHPTDYTACHDLVDQAFALGAEAIRSTSARDPLNRANVTLLSCAAFRDAAPRATRTWRLSLSAAGPFARCETPARALSFGRDAFAADPRIAAMNWER; encoded by the coding sequence ATGAAGCTGGTCGATAACGCCGAAGAACAGGAACGGCTCGAAGCGCTGCTCGACGAAACGAAGCCGCCGGTTCCGGCGCCCTGCCGGCATCTTCACTGGCTGATGTTCACGCCGTTCCGCTATCCCGCGCGCACCGAAAGCCGGTTCCGCCGCGCCGGCCCGCTCCACCCTGTCTTTTACGCCGCCGAAAGCGTCGATACGGCGATAGCGGAGATCGCATTCTGGCGCCTGCTCTTCTTTATCGAGAGTCCGGCTGCGCCCTGGCCGGCGAATCCGGTCGAACTGACCGCCTTCAGCACCGTCTACGAGACAGCGAAGCGGATCGATCTCACCGCGCCACCCTTCGACGCGGCGGCGGCGCTCTGGACCCACCCTACTGACTATACGGCCTGTCACGACCTGGTTGACCAGGCCTTCGCCCTCGGCGCCGAAGCCATTCGCTCAACCTCAGCTCGCGATCCCTTGAATCGGGCCAACGTCACGCTGCTTTCCTGCGCCGCGTTCCGCGACGCCGCCCCGCGCGCGACGCGGACATGGCGGCTCAGCCTCTCGGCGGCGGGGCCGTTCGCGCGCTGCGAGACGCCGGCGCGGGCGCTCTCGTTCGGGCGGGACGCCTTCGCGGCCGACCCGAGGATCGCGGCGATGAACTGGGAGCGGTGA
- a CDS encoding SPOR domain-containing protein, with amino-acid sequence MRDDSYLESGAAAKAAVRKWRNGAVTALGAMISLAILIGVVTWSYRLGMRDAEDIPVIRAELGPTKIRPEEPGGQEVAHQDRAVYDVISGGDASTSAKTALAPPADGLAPDDKAPAALSPKPAPRPGDEKVVAAVVPEPAAAPRSETEETVEADAPGALEEESVAASDGAAESPAAQDPLAAAVAAAVAEVMATEPSAGETDEGAGDGATGQAPKFAPAAPPRPVRSAALASGPANAAVAEPRAAAAASEIQIQLGAFDSEEIAAAEWTRLKAGNGDLLTGRGRVIMPVQSGGRTLWRLRAGPFDAIADAAALCRGFHARNEACIVARAR; translated from the coding sequence ATGCGGGACGATTCTTACCTTGAATCCGGCGCCGCCGCCAAGGCGGCCGTACGGAAATGGCGAAACGGCGCTGTCACAGCGCTCGGCGCGATGATCTCGTTGGCGATCCTGATCGGCGTCGTCACCTGGTCCTACAGGCTGGGTATGCGCGACGCCGAGGACATACCGGTGATACGGGCCGAGCTTGGCCCGACCAAGATCCGCCCGGAGGAGCCGGGGGGGCAGGAGGTCGCGCACCAGGATCGCGCCGTTTATGACGTGATCTCCGGCGGCGATGCGTCCACGTCCGCCAAGACGGCGCTCGCCCCGCCCGCCGACGGGCTGGCGCCCGACGACAAGGCCCCGGCCGCGCTGTCGCCGAAGCCCGCGCCTAGACCGGGAGACGAAAAGGTGGTGGCCGCCGTCGTCCCGGAGCCCGCCGCCGCGCCGCGTTCCGAGACGGAGGAGACCGTGGAGGCCGATGCGCCGGGCGCGCTGGAGGAGGAATCCGTCGCCGCGTCGGACGGCGCCGCCGAAAGCCCCGCCGCGCAAGACCCGCTCGCCGCCGCCGTCGCCGCCGCCGTCGCCGAAGTGATGGCGACGGAGCCGTCGGCCGGTGAGACTGACGAGGGGGCGGGGGACGGAGCCACCGGACAGGCGCCGAAATTCGCGCCCGCCGCGCCGCCTCGCCCGGTCCGGTCAGCCGCCCTCGCCTCCGGCCCGGCGAACGCCGCGGTGGCGGAGCCGCGCGCGGCGGCCGCCGCCAGCGAGATCCAGATCCAGCTCGGCGCTTTTGACAGCGAAGAGATCGCCGCGGCTGAGTGGACCCGGCTCAAGGCTGGAAACGGCGATCTTCTGACCGGGCGCGGCCGGGTGATCATGCCGGTGCAATCGGGCGGGCGCACGCTCTGGCGGCTCCGCGCCGGCCCCTTCGACGCCATCGCCGACGCGGCGGCGCTCTGCCGTGGTTTTCACGCCCGGAACGAAGCCTGCATCGTGGCGCGGGCGCGCTGA
- a CDS encoding class I SAM-dependent methyltransferase: protein MPDIETEVAKHYTTGALMRHILNALRTLDIDPDAATPDDLAAVDEFHTGGRRATDDLLAQLTIKPGTLALDIGCGIGGPARHVAHTKGAHVTGVDLTPEFIETARELSALVGLADQTDFHTGSALALPVKDGHFELALLLHVGMNIEDKTTLMAEAKRVLKPGGTFAVFDVMRAEDETTPLAFPLPWSEAAGTSFVTPLAAYEDAARAAGFEIVATRARAQFALDFFAEVFARMKEHGPSPLGIHLMMRETAGEKIKNYVDNVKAGRIAPVELILRA from the coding sequence ATGCCCGATATCGAGACCGAGGTCGCGAAGCACTACACCACCGGAGCGCTGATGCGGCATATCCTCAACGCGCTGAGGACGCTGGACATCGACCCCGATGCGGCGACGCCCGACGACCTCGCTGCGGTGGACGAGTTTCACACCGGCGGGCGGCGGGCGACCGACGATCTTCTCGCGCAGTTGACGATCAAGCCGGGAACGCTCGCGCTCGATATCGGCTGCGGCATCGGCGGGCCGGCGCGGCACGTCGCGCACACGAAGGGCGCGCATGTCACCGGAGTCGATCTGACGCCGGAATTCATCGAGACTGCGCGGGAGCTTTCGGCGCTGGTCGGCCTCGCGGACCAGACCGATTTCCATACCGGCTCGGCGCTAGCGCTGCCGGTGAAGGACGGGCATTTCGAACTCGCGCTGCTGCTGCATGTCGGGATGAACATCGAGGACAAGACCACCCTCATGGCGGAGGCGAAGCGCGTCCTGAAACCGGGCGGGACATTCGCGGTATTCGACGTGATGAGGGCGGAGGACGAGACGACGCCCCTCGCGTTCCCGTTGCCCTGGTCGGAAGCCGCCGGGACTTCCTTCGTCACCCCCCTTGCCGCCTACGAGGACGCAGCGCGCGCAGCCGGGTTCGAGATCGTCGCGACGCGCGCGCGGGCGCAGTTCGCGCTCGACTTCTTCGCCGAGGTTTTCGCGCGGATGAAGGAACACGGCCCCTCCCCGCTCGGCATCCACCTGATGATGCGGGAGACCGCGGGCGAAAAGATAAAAAACTATGTCGACAACGTGAAGGCCGGCCGCATCGCGCCGGTCGAACTCATCCTCCGCGCCTGA
- the erpA gene encoding iron-sulfur cluster insertion protein ErpA, translated as MDLTLPIKVTDACAARLNAIAEAEGAKKNLRVAVLGGGCSGFSYEFTLEDETGEDDLVIEAGGAAVLIDPVSLPFLAGSVVDFKNELIGARFEVENPNATSSCGCGTSFSI; from the coding sequence ATGGACCTCACACTGCCGATCAAAGTCACGGACGCCTGCGCCGCGCGGCTGAACGCCATCGCCGAGGCTGAGGGCGCGAAGAAGAATCTCCGCGTCGCGGTGCTCGGCGGCGGCTGCTCGGGCTTTTCGTACGAGTTCACGCTCGAGGACGAGACCGGCGAGGACGATCTGGTGATCGAGGCCGGCGGCGCCGCCGTTCTGATCGACCCGGTTTCGCTGCCGTTCCTTGCCGGCTCCGTCGTCGACTTCAAGAATGAACTGATCGGCGCCCGCTTCGAAGTCGAGAACCCGAACGCGACAAGCTCCTGCGGTTGCGGGACAAGCTTTTCAATCTGA
- a CDS encoding transmembrane 9 family protein has translation MSERIEAPTSAARPALADQGNYVDWSSIFAGAVVASGIAFVFMTFGAALGLSFISPYKGEGSALAALVAVGCWMLWTTISSFMAGGYIAGRMRRRIDSASVDEVSIRDGVHGLTMWGVAVLLGAALLAASANTAVQDAAETTAAATAAQSMATDASSSASDPATASETATTVAAKPELSDAEAKAAAETARKYSILSAFVLASSLLIAGAGAYWAAGVGGRHRDEGRVFTQFGRWA, from the coding sequence ATGTCGGAACGAATTGAAGCGCCGACCTCGGCGGCCCGCCCCGCGCTCGCCGATCAGGGAAACTATGTCGATTGGTCGTCGATCTTCGCGGGCGCAGTCGTCGCGTCGGGGATCGCGTTCGTTTTCATGACGTTCGGCGCGGCGTTGGGGCTCTCGTTCATTTCCCCGTACAAGGGCGAGGGATCGGCGCTCGCGGCGTTGGTCGCCGTCGGTTGCTGGATGTTGTGGACCACGATCTCCAGCTTCATGGCGGGCGGTTACATCGCCGGCCGCATGCGGCGGCGTATCGATAGCGCGAGCGTCGACGAGGTGAGCATCCGCGATGGCGTCCACGGCCTGACCATGTGGGGCGTCGCGGTGCTGCTCGGCGCCGCTCTCCTGGCTGCGAGCGCGAACACCGCCGTCCAGGACGCCGCCGAAACGACCGCGGCCGCCACTGCCGCGCAGAGCATGGCGACCGACGCGTCGTCCTCTGCGTCGGACCCGGCCACTGCGTCGGAGACCGCGACGACCGTCGCGGCGAAGCCGGAACTCAGCGACGCCGAGGCGAAAGCGGCGGCCGAAACCGCGCGCAAATACTCGATTCTATCAGCGTTCGTGCTGGCGTCGTCGCTCCTGATCGCCGGGGCCGGCGCCTATTGGGCGGCGGGCGTTGGCGGACGCCACCGGGACGAAGGGCGCGTTTTCACCCAATTCGGCCGCTGGGCGTAG
- the preA gene encoding NAD-dependent dihydropyrimidine dehydrogenase subunit PreA — protein MASLSSEFLGIKSPNPFWLASAPPTDKEYNIVRAFKAGWGGVVWKTLGEAGPPVVNVNGPRYGAIWGADRRLLGLNNIELITDRPLEVNLREMKTVKRDWPDRALIASIMVPCEEAAWKAILPLVEETGADGIELNFGCPHGMSERGMGSAVGQVPEYIEMVARWCKQTTRMPVIVKLTPNITDIRKPAAAAKAGGADAVSLINTINSITAVDLDSFAPEPTIDGKGSHGGYCGPAVKPIALSMVSEIARDPETAGLPISGIGGVTTWRDAAEFMALGCGNVQVCTAAMTYGFAIVKEMTAGLSDYLDGKDMALADLVGRATPNVTDWQNLNLNYVTKARIDQDSCIKCGRCFAACEDTSHQAIAMKPGRVFEVLDDECVACNLCVNVCPVENCITMERLDVGATDPRTGKVVVEEHGDWTAHPNNPGAVAAE, from the coding sequence ATGGCCAGCCTCTCCAGTGAATTCCTTGGGATCAAATCCCCCAACCCGTTCTGGCTCGCCTCCGCGCCGCCGACCGACAAGGAATACAACATCGTCCGCGCCTTCAAGGCGGGCTGGGGCGGCGTCGTCTGGAAGACGCTGGGCGAGGCAGGGCCGCCGGTGGTGAACGTCAACGGCCCGCGCTACGGCGCGATCTGGGGCGCGGACCGGCGGCTTCTGGGACTCAACAATATAGAGCTGATCACCGACCGGCCGCTGGAGGTGAATCTGCGCGAGATGAAGACGGTCAAGCGCGACTGGCCGGACCGGGCGTTGATCGCCTCCATCATGGTGCCCTGCGAGGAGGCTGCGTGGAAAGCGATCCTGCCGCTGGTGGAGGAGACCGGGGCCGATGGAATCGAGTTGAATTTCGGTTGCCCGCACGGGATGAGCGAGCGCGGCATGGGCTCCGCCGTCGGTCAGGTGCCGGAATATATCGAGATGGTCGCGCGCTGGTGCAAGCAGACGACGCGCATGCCGGTGATCGTGAAGCTGACGCCCAATATCACCGATATCCGTAAGCCCGCCGCGGCGGCGAAGGCGGGCGGCGCGGACGCGGTCAGCCTGATCAACACGATCAACTCGATCACCGCGGTCGACCTCGACAGTTTCGCGCCGGAGCCGACGATCGACGGAAAGGGCTCTCACGGCGGCTATTGCGGCCCGGCGGTCAAGCCCATCGCGCTCTCCATGGTCTCCGAGATCGCCCGCGACCCGGAGACCGCCGGCCTGCCGATCTCGGGCATCGGCGGGGTGACGACATGGCGCGACGCGGCGGAGTTCATGGCGCTCGGCTGCGGCAACGTGCAAGTCTGCACCGCGGCGATGACCTATGGCTTCGCCATCGTGAAGGAGATGACAGCCGGGCTTTCCGACTATCTCGACGGCAAGGACATGGCGCTGGCGGATCTGGTCGGGCGGGCGACGCCGAACGTCACCGACTGGCAGAATCTGAACCTGAATTACGTCACCAAGGCCCGGATCGATCAGGATTCATGCATCAAGTGCGGCCGCTGCTTCGCGGCGTGCGAGGACACCTCCCACCAGGCCATCGCGATGAAGCCGGGTCGGGTCTTCGAGGTGCTCGACGACGAATGCGTCGCCTGCAACCTCTGCGTCAATGTCTGCCCGGTGGAGAACTGCATCACCATGGAGCGACTTGATGTCGGCGCCACCGACCCGCGCACCGGCAAGGTCGTGGTCGAGGAGCACGGCGACTGGACGGCGCACCCAAACAATCCGGGGGCGGTGGCGGCGGAGTGA
- a CDS encoding deoxyguanosinetriphosphate triphosphohydrolase translates to MMNRQPLAPYATDAACSRGRLHAEPESAHRSPFQRDRDRIIHSSAFRRLKHKTQVFVEHEGDHYRTRLTHSLEVAQIARTCARTLGADEDLAEAVALAHDLGHTPFGHTGEEALHGAMRAHGGFDHNAQTLKIVTDLERRYAEFDGLNLTWEVLEGIAKHNGPLLASAGDDPSTLHFALAEYDARFDLELWTHAGLEAQIAALSDDIAYNTHDLDDGLRAGLFGLGDLADLPLAGPALAEVRARYPGLDAQRTAHETFRRVFGAMVEDVLTETRARLDAAAPESAEALRALPVQMAAFSEALDGDLKIVREFLFARMYRHPEVLRMRRKTARVVRDLFAIFVEEPALLPDDWRDAAVHAVSADIRARVVADYIAGMTDRFALDEHRNLTDATARV, encoded by the coding sequence ATGATGAACCGCCAGCCGCTCGCGCCCTACGCGACCGACGCGGCGTGCTCCCGCGGGCGGCTGCACGCGGAGCCGGAGAGCGCGCATCGCAGTCCGTTCCAGCGCGACCGTGATCGCATCATCCATTCCTCCGCCTTTCGCCGTCTGAAGCACAAGACCCAGGTTTTCGTCGAGCATGAAGGCGACCACTATCGCACGCGGCTCACCCATAGCCTCGAGGTTGCGCAGATCGCGCGGACCTGCGCCCGCACCCTCGGCGCCGACGAGGACCTGGCCGAGGCCGTGGCGCTCGCGCATGATCTCGGCCACACGCCCTTCGGCCACACCGGCGAGGAAGCTCTGCATGGGGCGATGCGGGCGCATGGCGGGTTCGATCACAACGCCCAGACGCTGAAGATCGTCACCGATCTGGAGCGGCGCTACGCTGAGTTCGACGGGCTGAACCTGACATGGGAGGTGCTGGAAGGCATCGCCAAGCACAACGGGCCGCTCCTCGCCAGCGCCGGCGACGACCCTTCGACATTGCATTTCGCGCTCGCGGAGTATGACGCGCGATTCGATCTCGAACTCTGGACCCATGCCGGGCTGGAGGCGCAGATCGCCGCGCTCTCGGACGATATCGCCTATAATACGCACGATCTCGACGATGGGCTTCGGGCCGGGCTTTTCGGGCTTGGCGATCTCGCGGACCTTCCGCTCGCCGGCCCGGCGCTGGCGGAGGTGCGCGCGCGCTATCCCGGGCTCGACGCGCAGCGAACCGCGCACGAGACGTTCCGCCGGGTCTTTGGCGCGATGGTCGAGGACGTGTTGACGGAGACGCGGGCCCGCCTCGACGCCGCCGCGCCCGAAAGCGCCGAGGCGCTGCGCGCGCTTCCGGTTCAGATGGCGGCTTTCTCCGAAGCGCTGGACGGCGATCTGAAGATCGTCCGCGAGTTCCTTTTCGCCCGGATGTATCGCCACCCCGAGGTGCTGCGGATGCGCAGAAAAACCGCGCGCGTCGTCCGCGATCTCTTCGCGATCTTCGTGGAGGAGCCCGCGCTGCTTCCCGACGATTGGCGCGATGCGGCGGTTCACGCGGTTTCCGCGGATATCCGCGCCCGCGTCGTCGCCGATTACATCGCCGGGATGACCGACCGTTTCGCGCTGGACGAGCATCGGAACCTTACCGATGCGACGGCCCGCGTCTGA
- the argS gene encoding arginine--tRNA ligase — translation MNLFTDIWKLIDEALDALAAEGALPAGLDRGAVTVEPPRDAAHGDMATNAAMALAKPAGMNPRALAGLLAPKLAADPRVADAAIAGPGFINLRLAPELWLGAIRAALAAGADFGRATSGAGRSVNVEFVSANPTGPLHVGHARGAVFGDALAGLLDFAGWKVTREYYVNDGGAQVDVLARSAHHRYQEAFGRAVEIAPGLYPGDYLVPVGEALKAEFGDRLLDAPESEWLPIVREFTTSRMMDLIREDLAAFGVRMDRFQSEKALYGAGKIDDALKALDRKGLIYEGVLPPPKGKTPEDWEPREQTLFRSTAYGDDVDRPVKKSDGAWTYFAPDIAYHYDKVERGYDLLIDVFGADHGGYVKRMKAVVAALSDGKTSLDVKLCQLVKLYKNGEPYKMSKRAGTFVTLRDVVDEVGPDVARFTMLTRKNDAPLDFDFVKAQEQSKDNPVFYVQYANARVHSVLRGAVEQGVPCDDAALGRADLSSLGHEAWIELAKKVAEWPRLVETAARTHEPHRVAFYLYDLAAVFHALWNRGRDEGALRFLQENDAAGAPARLAAIRAVSVVISAGLGILGVTPVTEMR, via the coding sequence ATGAATCTTTTCACCGATATCTGGAAACTCATCGACGAGGCGCTTGACGCGCTCGCCGCCGAGGGCGCGTTGCCCGCCGGTCTCGACCGCGGCGCGGTGACGGTTGAACCGCCGCGCGACGCCGCGCATGGCGACATGGCGACGAACGCGGCGATGGCGTTGGCGAAACCGGCCGGGATGAACCCGCGCGCCCTTGCCGGGCTGCTCGCGCCGAAGCTGGCGGCCGACCCGCGCGTCGCTGACGCCGCGATCGCGGGACCGGGCTTCATCAATCTCCGCCTCGCGCCCGAACTCTGGCTTGGCGCGATCCGGGCCGCGCTCGCCGCCGGGGCCGATTTCGGCCGGGCGACGAGCGGCGCCGGGCGCTCGGTCAATGTCGAGTTCGTCTCCGCGAACCCCACAGGCCCCCTTCATGTCGGCCACGCCCGCGGCGCCGTCTTTGGCGATGCGCTTGCGGGGCTTCTCGATTTCGCCGGCTGGAAGGTGACGCGCGAATACTACGTCAACGATGGCGGCGCCCAGGTCGACGTTCTCGCCCGCTCCGCCCATCACCGCTATCAGGAGGCGTTCGGTCGGGCGGTGGAGATCGCGCCGGGCCTCTATCCCGGCGACTACCTCGTTCCCGTCGGGGAGGCGCTCAAGGCCGAGTTCGGCGATCGTCTGCTCGACGCGCCGGAGTCGGAATGGCTCCCGATCGTCCGCGAATTCACGACCTCGCGGATGATGGACCTCATCCGCGAGGATCTGGCGGCATTCGGCGTGAGGATGGATCGCTTCCAGTCCGAAAAGGCGCTCTACGGCGCCGGCAAGATCGACGACGCGCTGAAGGCGCTCGACAGGAAGGGGCTCATTTACGAGGGCGTGCTTCCGCCGCCCAAGGGCAAAACGCCGGAGGATTGGGAGCCGCGTGAGCAGACGCTTTTCCGCTCCACCGCCTATGGCGACGATGTCGACCGGCCGGTGAAGAAATCCGACGGCGCCTGGACCTATTTCGCCCCAGATATCGCCTATCACTATGACAAGGTCGAGCGCGGCTATGACCTGCTGATCGACGTTTTTGGCGCTGACCACGGCGGCTATGTGAAACGGATGAAGGCGGTCGTCGCGGCGCTTTCCGACGGCAAGACCTCGCTCGACGTCAAGCTCTGCCAGTTGGTGAAGCTCTACAAGAACGGTGAACCCTACAAGATGTCGAAACGGGCGGGCACGTTCGTGACGCTGCGCGACGTGGTGGACGAGGTCGGCCCGGACGTCGCCCGGTTCACCATGTTGACCCGCAAGAACGATGCGCCGCTGGATTTCGATTTCGTGAAGGCGCAGGAGCAGTCGAAGGACAACCCGGTCTTCTATGTCCAGTACGCCAACGCCCGCGTCCATTCCGTGCTGCGGGGCGCGGTCGAGCAGGGCGTCCCCTGCGACGACGCCGCGCTCGGGCGCGCCGATCTCTCGTCGCTCGGCCACGAAGCATGGATCGAGCTGGCGAAGAAAGTCGCCGAATGGCCCCGCCTTGTGGAGACTGCGGCCCGGACGCATGAGCCGCATCGCGTCGCGTTTTACCTCTACGACCTCGCCGCCGTCTTTCACGCGCTTTGGAATCGCGGCCGAGATGAGGGCGCGCTTCGCTTCCTGCAGGAGAATGACGCAGCCGGCGCGCCGGCGCGTCTCGCGGCGATTCGCGCCGTTTCTGTTGTGATCTCGGCAGGTCTTGGTATCCTAGGGGTGACCCCGGTGACCGAAATGCGGTGA
- a CDS encoding MbcA/ParS/Xre antitoxin family protein: MGTLIAKRAPVSDDRLLAKAALRAAEHLRMTHAELSEVIGVSPSVISKISNKDAALPRSPKAREVAALFIRFYRALDAIVGGDDDAAAKWLRSDNTALGGAPAARIRTIAGLTDVLAYLDARRALI, from the coding sequence ATGGGAACTCTGATCGCGAAGAGAGCGCCGGTCAGCGACGACCGGCTTCTGGCGAAAGCGGCGCTGCGGGCGGCGGAGCATCTGCGGATGACCCATGCCGAGCTTTCCGAGGTGATCGGCGTCTCGCCCTCGGTGATCTCGAAGATCAGCAACAAGGACGCCGCCCTGCCCCGCTCGCCGAAGGCGCGGGAGGTCGCGGCGCTTTTCATCCGCTTCTATCGTGCGCTGGACGCCATCGTCGGCGGCGACGACGACGCGGCGGCGAAATGGCTGCGGAGCGACAACACCGCGCTTGGCGGCGCGCCGGCGGCGCGGATCAGGACCATCGCCGGGCTGACGGACGTGCTCGCCTATCTCGATGCGCGCCGCGCGCTCATCTGA
- a CDS encoding histidine kinase dimerization/phosphoacceptor domain -containing protein, producing MEADLHPRQAERLAALRSYEILDTDREKDFDDIALLAASICDSPIAVVNLIDAERQWFKAETGLGVRETPLATSICSHVILENDFVEIEDTLEDPRMVDNPLCCGDPGLRFYAGAILKTKEGLPLGTLCVLDHQPRTLTPLQRDAIRVLANQVMAQLEMRRALRVAGMLRREVDHRVKNSLQSLSSFIRIQGRTLQSDDARAAVAGIGTRIEAVAALHEQLYRTDAGPMVDLASYIRNVRDYLVGIAPETVTIDVEAEPVVVSSRQAVAVGTLVNEFVANSFKHAFPDQRPGRVLIAVDADRDGTVRIVSSDNGVGLPADADSGSGGLGMKIAELVCMELRCDLDVESSPDGVSIRLEFPADRGSGAVEKSVLKPVSA from the coding sequence ATGGAAGCTGATCTGCACCCCAGGCAGGCGGAGCGACTCGCCGCGCTGCGCTCATACGAGATTCTCGACACGGATCGAGAGAAGGATTTCGATGATATCGCCCTTCTGGCGGCGTCGATCTGCGATTCGCCGATCGCGGTCGTCAATCTGATCGACGCCGAGCGGCAATGGTTCAAGGCGGAGACCGGCCTCGGCGTCCGGGAGACGCCTCTGGCGACCTCGATCTGTTCGCATGTGATCCTGGAGAACGATTTCGTCGAGATTGAGGACACGCTCGAAGACCCCCGCATGGTCGACAATCCGCTCTGCTGCGGCGATCCGGGGCTGCGGTTCTACGCCGGGGCGATCCTGAAGACGAAAGAGGGCTTGCCGCTCGGCACGCTCTGCGTTCTCGATCATCAGCCGAGGACGCTGACTCCGTTGCAGCGCGACGCGATCAGGGTTCTCGCAAATCAGGTCATGGCGCAGCTCGAGATGCGAAGGGCGCTCCGCGTCGCGGGAATGCTGCGGCGAGAGGTGGACCACCGGGTGAAGAATTCGCTGCAGTCGTTGTCCTCGTTCATACGGATTCAGGGCCGGACCCTGCAGTCGGACGATGCGAGAGCCGCGGTAGCGGGCATCGGGACCCGAATCGAAGCCGTCGCCGCGCTTCACGAACAACTCTATCGGACCGATGCGGGGCCGATGGTGGACCTCGCCAGCTACATCCGGAATGTCCGCGACTACCTTGTCGGGATTGCGCCGGAAACCGTGACCATTGACGTGGAAGCCGAGCCGGTCGTGGTCAGTTCGCGCCAAGCCGTCGCCGTCGGAACTCTGGTCAACGAGTTCGTCGCGAATTCGTTCAAGCACGCGTTTCCCGATCAGAGGCCCGGCCGGGTCCTGATCGCGGTGGACGCCGACCGGGACGGAACGGTCAGGATCGTCTCATCCGACAACGGCGTCGGATTGCCGGCTGATGCGGATTCGGGTTCGGGCGGCCTCGGCATGAAGATCGCCGAACTGGTCTGCATGGAGTTGCGCTGCGATCTCGATGTCGAAAGCTCGCCCGATGGGGTTTCGATCCGGCTGGAGTTCCCGGCCGACCGCGGTTCCGGCGCGGTCGAGAAAAGCGTTCTCAAGCCTGTCAGCGCCTGA